The genome window GATGCGAGGCAACTGAAGGCATGGAGTCGGGGAGAGACCGTGCCCCGCGAGCACGCCGTTCTCGGTCGCTTGAGCCTCCTCTATCGGGTCGCGTATGCGATCGCCGAGACCCAAGGGGGCACTGTCGCGGCGCTGTTCCTTCGCTCGTCGAACCCACAGCTTGACGACGAGGTGCCACTGATGGTCCTTCGCAAGAGCGATTCAGAGGAAGTGCAGGGACGCCTGCTTGCTGCTACTCGGGCGTTCTTGGAGGGATGAGATGCCGGAGGTTCAGGTCGTGGCGGCGTTGCCGCGGGAATTCCTCAGGGTTCATTGGAACCCCGCCGCCCTGAGGCGGCCCCCTTACGACCTGGACCCCGCTTCGATGTCTCGCTTCGACGATCCGCAGGGCAGCTTTTCAGTTCGATACCTAGCTACGACCCTGCGCGGGTGTCTGGTCGAGACGATGTCCCGGTTCCGCCCAGCCCCGGAGGTGGAGACGTTGCTCGCTGATGTTGGAGGCATTGAAGAAGGGGACGAGGACCCGACCCGCGGTGTTGGGTTGTCCGAATGGCTAGCCGGACAGCAGGTCGGCCACTGCACCCTCCTCGGGGCAAAGCCAACAATCATCGATGTAGACGCACCGGAGTCACTTGTTGCACTCGACAAGCACCCAGTGGTTCGCAACGCACTCGACCGCTCCAGACTTGGCAGCGCGGCGAATCCCGCGCGATTGGACTCAGGGGTGGTCAAGCTTGCCGGTCCCATCGGCAGACCGATCACACAGGCCGTTTCACGCGCCGTCTTCGAGTGGTACGACGATGTGGACGGACTGCGGTATGCATCGCGCCTGGACGGGAGCGAAACCTGCTGGGCGCTCTACGACAAAGTTCAAGTCGCCTTTCGTGTCGAAGCACTCAGCAGCGAAGTGGTGGAGCATCGCGACGCCGTTCGCTCCGTAGCGGCGCTGTACGAAATCGAACTTCCCGATCCTTGGATCTGACAACGCTGAAGCCAGCAGGCCGTGGTCCGCGGTCTTCTCAGATCATCGCTCCGACGTCCGATCGGGTGATTGGGGCCGCGGTGGGGGCGGCCCCACTCACAGACTTCAGGCTAGTGACCAGGCGATCCCGTCGAGGATGTCCGCCTCGGAGATCAGCAGCTCGTCCACGGGGGCGCGGCGGAGCATGCGGCTGAGGATCAGGCCGCCCGCCGCGATCACGTCGGCGCGACCGGGGTGCATCCACGGAAGCGTGAGCCGCTCGCTCACCGTCATCGCGACGAGCCGGTCGACGAGGGCATGCACCTCGCCGACGGGAAGCACCGCCTGGTCGATGGCCTCACGGTCGTACGCCGGCAGGTCGAGCACTCCAGCCGCGATGGTCGTGATCGTGCCGGCGACCCCGATGACACTCGCGGCCCCTGCTGCGGAGACCGGCGAGGCGTCGAGGGCGTCATCGATGTCGGCGACGCAGGCGGCGATCTCCTCCATCGTCGGAGGGTCGGAGCGCAGGTGCCGCTCGTGCTGGCGGACCGAGCCGATCTGCATGCTGAACGCGTCGTCGGCACCGTAGATCAGCTCGGTGGAGCCGCCGCCGATGTCGATGATCATCACCGGCTGGGCGGGCTGTGCCCGGAGGTTGCGGACGGCCCCGTCGAAGGCGAGCGCCGCCTCCTCGGTGCCGGCGACGACCTCGGGCTCGACGCCGAGACGCTCACGCACTCCGGCGGTGAAGACGTCGGCGTTGGCCGCGTCGCGCGTGGCGCTGGTGGCCACGAAGCGGATCCGTTCGGCGCCGTGGTCACGGATGAGGTCGGCGTACTCGTCGAGGGCGGTGAAGGCGCGCTTCAGCGCACCCTCGGAGATGACTCCGGACTGGTCGAGCCCCTCGCCGAGGCGGACCATGCGGGCCTCCTTGACCTCGACGGTCAGGGCTCCGCCGTCAACACTGCCGACGAGGAGCTTGATCGTGTTGGTGCCGCAGTCGATCGCGGCGACCTTCATCCGGGGTCCCCGCCGATTCGGGAGCACAGCGAGCGAATCGGTGGGATGGTCAACGTGCCGCCCTCACTGGTCGACCTCGTGCTCGGCGTCGGCGAGCTGGTCGGCGACGCAGGAGCCGTCGGCCCACCACTCCCCCAGCGCGGCGAGCACCTCGTCACCGAGCGGGTTGACACCGCGGCCCTGGGCGAGCGACTGGCCGGCCAGGACGTGCAGGCACTTGACGCGCGTCGGCATGCCGCCGGCCGAGATGCCGGCGATCTCCGGCACGTCGAGCTCGGCCTCCTCGGCGATGGCCGTCCTGGCGGCGAGGTAGGACTCATGTGCCCGCTGGTAGGCGGCGGCGAGCTCGGGGTCGGAGGCGAGACGCGCCTCCATCTCCTTCATCACACCGTTCGACTCGAGCGTCGAGATCCGGCCGGTCGCCTTGGGACAGGTCATGTAGAAGGTCGTCGGGAAGGGCGTGCCGTCCGGCAGCCGCGGCTCGGTCGTCACCACGTCGGGCAGCGAGCAGGGGCACCGGTGACCGATCTCGCGGATACCGCGCGGGAGACGGCCGAGCTGGGCTGCGATCGCGTCGATGTCGCGCTGGTCGATGGTCGCGGCCGGGTCCTGCTCGGTCACTTGGCCTCCGTGCCCTTCTGGGTGATCTTCTCTGCGGGCTGGTCGGGATCGGCGGGCGGGTTCCCGGCGAGCTCGACGGAGTCCCACACGGTGCCCCACCAGGGCGACTCCTTCTTCTCCCCGACCGTCGACGGATCGGCGAGCTCGCCGGCGGGCTGGATCCGGTTCCCGTCCGAGTCGAGGGCGACGTACGACGTCTCCCCCGGCATCACGTAGCCGAACCGCTGCCGGGCCTGGGCCTCGATGTACGCCGGGTCCTTCCAGCGCGCCTTCTCGGTCTCGAGGTCCTGGATCTGCTGCTGTCGGGTGTCGATCTGCGACTTCAGGTCGTCGATGCTGCGGCGCTGCTGCAAGTAGGCCTGCAGGCTCGACGCGAACGAGAGCACGAGCACCGCGCAGACCAGCACCAGGATGATGGCGCGGCCGGTCAGCTTGGGGTTCTGGCGCGGGTCGACTCGTC of Nocardioides sp. Kera G14 contains these proteins:
- a CDS encoding Ppx/GppA phosphatase family protein — encoded protein: MKVAAIDCGTNTIKLLVGSVDGGALTVEVKEARMVRLGEGLDQSGVISEGALKRAFTALDEYADLIRDHGAERIRFVATSATRDAANADVFTAGVRERLGVEPEVVAGTEEAALAFDGAVRNLRAQPAQPVMIIDIGGGSTELIYGADDAFSMQIGSVRQHERHLRSDPPTMEEIAACVADIDDALDASPVSAAGAASVIGVAGTITTIAAGVLDLPAYDREAIDQAVLPVGEVHALVDRLVAMTVSERLTLPWMHPGRADVIAAGGLILSRMLRRAPVDELLISEADILDGIAWSLA
- a CDS encoding FtsB family cell division protein; this encodes MAQQRSTSRGPKGPSRPGRSGAARRAAEARAAAAAAAARLRRVDPRQNPKLTGRAIILVLVCAVLVLSFASSLQAYLQQRRSIDDLKSQIDTRQQQIQDLETEKARWKDPAYIEAQARQRFGYVMPGETSYVALDSDGNRIQPAGELADPSTVGEKKESPWWGTVWDSVELAGNPPADPDQPAEKITQKGTEAK
- a CDS encoding RES family NAD+ phosphorylase, encoding MSRFDDPQGSFSVRYLATTLRGCLVETMSRFRPAPEVETLLADVGGIEEGDEDPTRGVGLSEWLAGQQVGHCTLLGAKPTIIDVDAPESLVALDKHPVVRNALDRSRLGSAANPARLDSGVVKLAGPIGRPITQAVSRAVFEWYDDVDGLRYASRLDGSETCWALYDKVQVAFRVEALSSEVVEHRDAVRSVAALYEIELPDPWI
- a CDS encoding DUF501 domain-containing protein, with amino-acid sequence MTEQDPAATIDQRDIDAIAAQLGRLPRGIREIGHRCPCSLPDVVTTEPRLPDGTPFPTTFYMTCPKATGRISTLESNGVMKEMEARLASDPELAAAYQRAHESYLAARTAIAEEAELDVPEIAGISAGGMPTRVKCLHVLAGQSLAQGRGVNPLGDEVLAALGEWWADGSCVADQLADAEHEVDQ